Proteins from a single region of Juglans microcarpa x Juglans regia isolate MS1-56 chromosome 5S, Jm3101_v1.0, whole genome shotgun sequence:
- the LOC121268279 gene encoding uncharacterized protein LOC121268279, with translation MTCLHVLAKMSSAFKSSSHEDNIIKTLLYHCLPHHLYDRDDEGEDDKDDGSSDGREAGIRDLESELSSKSPRIPKTHPSAISRIYNAMWRTAAEEWPSIEKVWKRRRTNKSALKLTKLLVQMDTTWEKSFIVEDKTLFLGSVDSLDDVFIDVEGGKGGKSSTSSTSTTATVGEGKSSGSGSEQEPYTPLLIAATDGIVEIVDEILQQHPQAIEHLSKDEENILHVAISHRQSLSVSKEDGRNSEM, from the exons ATGACTTGTCTTCACGTACTAGCGAAAATGTCATCTGCTTTCAAGAGTTCCTCCCACGAGGACAACATCATCAAGACTCTCCTCTATCATT gtCTTCCTCACCATCTATATGATCGTGACGACGAGGGTGAGGATGATAAAGATGATGGTAGCAGCGATGGTCGTGAAGCCGGTATAAGAGATTTGGAGAGCGAGCTTAGCAGCAAAAGCCCTCGCATACCAAAAACACATCCATCAG CAATTTCAAGAATATACAATGCTATGTGGAGAACTGCAGCCGAAG agtGGCCATCCATCGAGAAAGTCTGGAAGAGGAGAAGAACAAACAAATCAGCTCTAAAACTCACAAAATTGCTAGTGCAAATGGATACTACGTGGGAAAAGAGTTTTATAGTAGAAGACAAGACGCTTTTCTTGGGGAGTGTGGATAGTTTGGATGATGTTTTTATTGATGTTGAAGGAGGAAAAGGAGGAAAATCAAGCACCAGCAGTACTAGTACTACAGCTACTGTTGGAGAAGGTAAATCATCAGGATCTGGATCAGAACAGGAACCTTACACCCCATTGCTGATTGCAGCCACTGACGGAATAGTTGAAATAGTGGACGAGATACTACAGCAGCATCCTCAGGCAATTGAGCACTTGAGTAAGGATGAGGAAAACATATTGCACGTGGCTATTAGCCACCGTCAAAGTCTTTCGGTATCTAAAGAAGATGGACGTAATTCTGAGATGTAG